In one Zymobacter palmae genomic region, the following are encoded:
- a CDS encoding ABC transporter permease, which translates to MNAQQIMVALWTLTVREVRRFMRIWPQTLLPPSITMSMYFLIFGSMIGSRIGNIDGVAYIDYIVPGLIMMSVITNSYSNVASSFFGTKFQRSVEEMMVSPMPSWVILTGFVIGGMARGLLVGLIVTIVSLLFTTVHVAHPLLTILVVVVTSAMFSIAGFINALFANKFDDISIIPIFVLTPLTYLGGVFYSINDLPEFWRNVSLINPVLYMVNGFRYGILNIADVGIGWALAVIVLFIVVMFLAALYMLAKGKGIRS; encoded by the coding sequence ATGAATGCCCAGCAGATCATGGTCGCGCTCTGGACGTTGACCGTTCGAGAAGTTCGCCGTTTCATGCGTATCTGGCCGCAGACGCTGTTGCCGCCATCCATCACCATGTCGATGTACTTTCTGATCTTCGGCAGCATGATCGGCTCGCGCATTGGTAACATCGATGGTGTGGCGTATATCGACTACATCGTGCCTGGCCTCATTATGATGTCGGTCATCACCAACAGCTATTCCAATGTGGCGTCATCGTTCTTTGGCACCAAGTTCCAGCGTTCGGTCGAAGAGATGATGGTGTCACCGATGCCCAGCTGGGTCATCCTGACCGGGTTTGTGATTGGTGGCATGGCACGTGGCCTGTTGGTTGGGCTGATCGTCACGATCGTATCGCTGCTGTTCACCACCGTGCACGTGGCACATCCGCTGCTGACCATCTTGGTAGTAGTCGTGACGTCAGCAATGTTCTCCATCGCAGGCTTCATCAATGCGCTGTTCGCCAACAAGTTTGATGATATCTCGATCATTCCGATCTTTGTGCTGACCCCGCTGACCTACCTGGGTGGTGTGTTCTATTCGATCAACGATCTGCCCGAGTTTTGGCGCAACGTGTCGCTGATCAACCCCGTGCTCTATATGGTGAACGGTTTCCGATACGGTATCCTGAACATCGCCGATGTGGGTATCGGTTGGGCGCTGGCTGTGATCGTGCTTTTCATCGTGGTCATGTTCTTGGCGGCGCTGTACATGCTGGCGAAAGGTAAAGGAATCCGTAGCTGA